A window of Brachybacterium fresconis contains these coding sequences:
- a CDS encoding glycoside hydrolase family 2 protein encodes MTLRASTHDGTHPRPTMMREDWTSLDGDWGFAHDDADAGLTERWYEPDRSEHFDRTITVPFVPESEASGIHDTGFHPIVWYRRTITAVPTPGRRSLLHLGAVDHEAHVWVDGQLAGHHVGGQTAFTCDLTDLLDAGEEHVVVVRAFDDPHDVELPRGKQDWREQPHGIWYHRSTGIWRSVWLETVPEQHLTSFQWDVDMPRARVDVSLRLAQRPEPGTTVRIALAAGEESLGAVEVAAHDPRVETTVDVPAVRNTQDRDRLLWRPEHPALIDVTLEVLVGGVVVDTAASYLGLRTTGIDRGRFLLNGEPYFVRSVLEQGYWPTSQLTAPSLAAYRQEVELIKELGFTAARIHQKVEDPRFLFWADKLGLLIWGETANAYTYSPRAVAAITAEWTEIVEQVRAHPSVVTWVPMNESWGVRDLADHAPQKDLTIALTALTRALDPSRPVVANDGYEITGGDILALHDYTTDADVLARRYTDEAAVGEVLAGRGPQGRRPIDDAAVALADGAPVMITEFGGVAYAAEGTWGYATVTTAEEFAEKVSGLFAALNGTPVLAGHCYTQLTDTLQEANGLADADRRPKLDPAVIRAFVTGRP; translated from the coding sequence ATGACGCTGCGCGCCAGCACGCACGACGGCACCCACCCCCGTCCCACGATGATGCGCGAGGATTGGACCTCGCTCGACGGAGACTGGGGCTTCGCCCACGACGACGCCGACGCGGGGCTGACCGAGCGCTGGTACGAGCCGGACCGCTCCGAACACTTCGACCGCACGATCACGGTGCCCTTCGTGCCGGAGTCCGAGGCCTCCGGGATCCACGACACCGGCTTCCACCCCATCGTGTGGTACCGCCGCACGATCACCGCGGTCCCGACGCCGGGGCGGCGGAGCCTGCTGCACCTCGGCGCCGTCGACCATGAGGCCCATGTGTGGGTCGACGGGCAACTGGCCGGCCATCACGTCGGCGGCCAGACCGCCTTCACCTGCGATCTCACGGATCTGCTGGACGCGGGGGAGGAGCACGTGGTGGTGGTCCGCGCGTTCGACGACCCCCACGACGTCGAGCTGCCGCGCGGCAAGCAGGACTGGCGCGAGCAGCCCCATGGCATCTGGTATCACCGCTCCACCGGCATCTGGCGCAGCGTCTGGCTGGAGACCGTCCCCGAGCAGCACCTGACGAGCTTCCAGTGGGACGTCGACATGCCGCGCGCCCGGGTCGACGTGAGCCTGCGCCTGGCGCAGCGCCCCGAACCCGGCACCACGGTGCGGATCGCCCTCGCGGCGGGGGAGGAGTCGCTCGGCGCGGTGGAGGTCGCCGCCCACGATCCGCGGGTCGAGACCACGGTCGACGTGCCCGCCGTCCGCAACACCCAGGACCGCGATCGACTGCTGTGGCGCCCCGAGCACCCTGCGCTGATCGACGTCACCCTCGAGGTGCTCGTGGGCGGCGTGGTCGTCGACACGGCGGCGAGCTACCTCGGTCTGCGCACCACCGGCATCGACCGGGGCAGATTCCTGCTCAACGGGGAGCCGTACTTCGTGCGCTCCGTGCTCGAACAGGGCTATTGGCCCACCTCCCAGCTCACCGCCCCGAGCCTCGCGGCGTACCGCCAGGAGGTCGAGCTGATCAAGGAGCTCGGCTTCACCGCCGCCCGCATCCACCAGAAGGTCGAGGACCCCCGCTTCCTGTTCTGGGCCGACAAGCTCGGCCTGCTGATCTGGGGCGAGACCGCGAACGCCTACACCTATTCCCCCCGTGCCGTCGCCGCGATCACGGCGGAGTGGACCGAGATCGTCGAACAGGTGCGCGCCCATCCGTCGGTCGTCACCTGGGTGCCGATGAACGAGTCCTGGGGCGTGCGCGATCTCGCCGACCACGCCCCGCAGAAGGACCTCACGATCGCGCTCACCGCGCTCACCCGGGCCCTGGACCCGAGCCGGCCCGTGGTCGCCAACGACGGCTACGAGATCACCGGCGGGGACATCCTCGCCCTGCACGACTACACCACCGACGCCGACGTGCTCGCGCGCCGCTACACCGACGAGGCCGCGGTGGGGGAGGTGCTCGCCGGCCGCGGCCCCCAGGGGCGCCGACCCATCGACGACGCCGCCGTCGCTCTCGCCGACGGCGCCCCGGTGATGATCACCGAGTTCGGCGGCGTCGCCTACGCCGCCGAGGGCACCTGGGGGTACGCGACCGTGACCACCGCCGAGGAGTTCGCGGAGAAGGTCTCCGGCCTGTTCGCAGCGCTGAACGGGACCCCCGTCCTGGCCGGGCACTGCTACACCCAGCTCACCGACACGCTCCAGGAGGCCAACGGCCTGGCCGACGCGGACCGCCGGCCGAAGCTCGATCCCGCGGTGATCCGGGCGTTCGTCACCGGGCGTCCCTGA